The Candidatus Saccharimonadales bacterium nucleotide sequence CTAGATACTGCGCACCCCACGCCGTATCTATTTTTAACACCTACGTATAATTCACCCGGCACACTTTCACAAAACAGTGGAGGTTCAAGCCCTGTCGTGACGAATTTCTTCACCACAGTGACGCAAAATCTACCCACTGGATATGCCGGCGTGTCAATCATGACTCAGCCGACTGGAACGAAGTATGTCGCAATGGGAGATTCATTTAGCTCCGGCGAAGGGTCGTTTAACTATGATCTCCCGGGCGGGGACTGCCATCGTTCAACGGATAGCTACGCTTATTACTTGAAAAACAACTTGCCACTTGAAACTTTGGATTTTGTGGCATGTAGCGGAGCAGTAAGTGATGATTTCTTTCATCAAAATTCCGCTAATCCCATGGAAGATGCGCAATTAGATCATTTGAATCATGATACACAGGTCGTAACCCTCACGATAGGAGGAAACGACATGGGTTTCGCTAACGTGATGAACGAATGTGCAAAGTATGGAGATCATCCTGGTTACGGATGCTCTTCTGATAGCACATTGACAAATACTATGAATGACAGGTTGGCCGCTCTCGATGGGACCGCTAGTACGGCTATGTATATCGACGGTCGTGAGATTCATTCACTATCGTCGATTATTGAAGAAATTGCAGATAATGCACCCAATGCATCGATCTATATTGCTGGTTATCCAAAACTTTTTGGATCATCAACTAGCTATTTTGATGCAGATAGTAGCGCGCCAGGTGGTTACAAGTGTGCTTCGTTTCCTGCCAGTTTTTCTTACGCGGATGCTCAGTGGATGAATGATTGGGCTGACGACATCAATTCCGCAATTAGCGGAGCAGTTGACGATGCCGTGCTTAGCAGTATAGATGCACATTATGTTTCACCTGCGTTGTTTGATAGTCATGGACTGTGTGATAGTGGAGGGTCATGGATAAACTGGGTGTTTCTTGATAGTTTTGATCACTCAAAGTCAGAAAGTTTTCATCCGACCCCAACCGGCATGTCACTCGGTTACGGTTTGATATTTGAAACAACGATTAGCTAGCTGAAGATGTAGGAGCGGGGCGGTTTTACTTTCGAGTAATTCCGCCCCGCTTCCAATTAAATTTTACTAATCATAAATAATTAGGTCCTTGGTTCTTTGTTGTAGATATTTTTGTTATTATAGTAGAATGACAAAACTCTCAGCACAAAGAAAACAAATAGTAATAGGCATAGTAACTCTCATAGTAACTCCTTTTTTCGCATACTTTGGATCAAAATTATTAATATCTTCCACATGCGACAGTCAAGCAGTCTGGTCATTCTGTCAACTAGGTGAAATTCCAATAACAATCATTCTTTCTCTTGGCCTATTATTTATTGCCTCTATTTTCTTACTTCTGGGAACATTTCGAAAAAAATGATTATATTATATACATTAAACATAAGGACGAGACCTACTTAGCCTTAATACATATTCAATATGATAATGTATTTGTAATATACATTTTAATCTCATACATAAAAGTCTGTTAAGCCGAATTATTATAAAAAGCTATCAATGCTTACGGCTATTTATATATAAGACTATCATTTTACTCATGCTTGCTTGCTAATGAAGATTAAGAGTAATATGTTCGTATGAGTCCTGATGTC carries:
- a CDS encoding SGNH/GDSL hydrolase family protein; protein product: MKTNTLYAGDANCEFEANITNTWSSYITDEVRWGTEVVSMTEDAKLAFIEAMQNGDVSVSQVTWQQTSSRVGKYVTVYFSEDKTSNLEWSGAVSTRGYQYGLLIGCNGGLDTAHPTPYLFLTPTYNSPGTLSQNSGGSSPVVTNFFTTVTQNLPTGYAGVSIMTQPTGTKYVAMGDSFSSGEGSFNYDLPGGDCHRSTDSYAYYLKNNLPLETLDFVACSGAVSDDFFHQNSANPMEDAQLDHLNHDTQVVTLTIGGNDMGFANVMNECAKYGDHPGYGCSSDSTLTNTMNDRLAALDGTASTAMYIDGREIHSLSSIIEEIADNAPNASIYIAGYPKLFGSSTSYFDADSSAPGGYKCASFPASFSYADAQWMNDWADDINSAISGAVDDAVLSSIDAHYVSPALFDSHGLCDSGGSWINWVFLDSFDHSKSESFHPTPTGMSLGYGLIFETTIS